The Methanoregula sp. UBA64 region CAATGGTCGTCCATAATACAACGGAGGGCTCCGGCAATGCACATTTTGAGATTACCGATACGAATAATCTGATCAAAAATGATGACGGGAGTCCATACACATTCTATCCCGGGGATCTTCGCTACGAGTCTGCAAGCGCCCAGACCGGCATGTCACTTGAAAACGGTGCCGTGGTAAAACGGATGCTCGCACAGGAAGGATCGGCCATGCTCGCAGAGCCCCGGTGGTTTGTGGACGACCAGACCAATACTGCCGTGATCTACCTGATCGGATTCAATTCGACCGATGCAATGTCCCGGGCCGGTGTTGGAACGGTGAAAATGGCGCTGGACCAGACAAAGACCAGTTCGACATCATATGAGATTCCGGCAGATGACCGGATCTATGTGAAGTATATCCCAAATTCAGATGCTGATTATTCAACCGCATGGGATAATTATTTTGAAAATACGCTGAAGATGACCGGCAATCCTGTCGCAGGATATATGGTTCCCACAGATCCCAAAAAAACTGCAAGACTGGTGATCAACCGGTACGATATTATCATCAAATCGGTGTAATACCAGAAGATCCCCGGGGGATTCCGACATAAGGAACTCTGGGAAATTGATTATTTTTTTAATCCTTCGCGATACGGGGATATCCGGGATACGCAGCAGTTAAATAGCAGGTATATATACGGCACCTGTCAATATCACTACGTACGTGAAGGGTATGCACATACACCGGATTTTAATCGTACTTCTTGGCTTTCTCCTGCTCATAGGACTGTGCGGTGCTGATCCTGTACCCGATCAATCGTCATCTCTGTCTACCAGTGCAACCTGGATAGTGGTGAATCATCCTTCAACAATCACCGTCATTGCACACAACACAACATCCGGTTCACTGGCGGGCGCAACCGTGAATCTCGCACTTGACAACCCGGCGCTCGGATCGCTTGTCATGACAAGCCCCACGACAGACGCATCCGGTATTGCGACCGGAACATTTACGGCCGGTACCAAATCCGGGGCCGTAAATATTACCGCCACCATCTCCAAAGACGGGTATAGTGTCACCAAAACCATACCCCAGTACATCGATCACGACGTTCCGTATACCGTTCGGTTCGATTATGACGGCGAGGTGACGGTAGACACGGAGACGCCGTTTTCGATGAGTTTTGCCGATTACTGGGGAAATCCCATCGACAATAAAAACCCGGCCGCTACACACACCGTCTCTCTTCACATCGGTTCGGTCAACAACACAGCAGCGTTCGATAAGAGCGGAACGTTCGTGCAGGATATCACCACGAACACGGATGCAAAGGGTAATGCTTCAGTAACCGTCAGAACCTCCATTGCTGGCGGGGAGAACATCATCTGGATGAAACCGTTCGGGAATATCGGCGATCAGTACAAAACGATTACCAGCCTGACGGACGCTGTCCCCTTTAGTATTACCCAGGATGTATCTCCATCTCCCGCAATGCAGCCCTGCGACGGCGCAGCGGACCATACCTTCTCGTTTATCTATACACTCTACGATAAGCATGGCAACATCGCAGAAAACCAGTCGCTATTGCTGCACACCAGCTGGGCGGGAGACAAGGATACCACATTTACCTCAAACGATCTCGGCCAGGTCTGGCTGACCTATGGCCCCCACCAGACCGCAGCCAACATTTCTGTTACAGCAACATCGCTTACGAATTCATCGGTGACGGCGACCAGGTTTGTGGAGTTTTACAGCACGGCCCCGGTCAATATGCAGCTGACCGCAAGCCCCCAGACGATGGGGAGCCTTGATGCAGGGAGTTCTCTGCGGGCCAATGTCTCGGCTGAAGTGACCGACATTATGGGAAATCCCGTTAAAAACGAGTCTGTCACCTTTACCATCGGAACGCCATGGTACGACGGCACGTATAATGTCACTGCCGGACCGGTATGGGAAAGTACACATTCGGCAACGGTGACGGGGACTACCAACGATGATGGTTTTGCCACCGTTAAATTCATGCCCGGGGCATTCAGCCGGAATAAGAAAGATCTCAATTACAACCAGCAGGCAACCGGGCATGTAACGGTGACCGCTAAATGGGTAAATGCCAATGGCACCGAGGTCATACAAAATCTCCAGCTGAACTGGAAGAACTATCCTTACCTCAGCGTCGATACGAGCGTGAACCCCCTTACGGTCGGCGTTAACGATACCGTGGATCTCACGATTAAACTGAAGGGGGACGGGTGGGCGCTCCAGCCAAGTCCCATTGATGTCAATCTTGTAATAGACCGGTCAGGAAGTATGGGGAATAATCTAGCCGGGAAAAGCGGTACACCTACTAGAATATCTATTGCCAAATCCGCTGCGACCACGTTCATCAATAATATGACAGAGGGACAGGACAGGGTGGGTCTGTTTTCTTTTGCATCAGATGTGTCTCACGATGCAGCATTACAAACCACATTTAGTCCGGTAAAAACTGCTGTTTCAAACCTGAACTCAAACGGTGCCACAGCAACACGGGACGCAATAAAAAAAGCCATTGATGACATGGTCGCGCACCCGAATACAGATGCGAATGCAATACGGGCGATCATTGTTATGACCGATGGAGACTGGAACTATTATGGTGCACCAAATGGAAAAGGAAACGGATTCTCTTCATGGGATTATACTTTAAATAATAATGTTGCATCTTGGTCCGGTGGCGTTACGGATTATAATACTTATTATTATTATACCGACCTTAATGGGGGATATAACCATTACGCTAAAGTCAATGTACCTAATAATGACCCCAACTATGGGGAAACTACCCTATATTACTATTATACAAATGCCAATTATTATGATAACGCGGAACTTACAAACCAAAATTTATCCATTTACGCCAAAAACCATAATATCCGTCTCTATTTTATATTCTTTGCCAGTTCACCTGCTGCCATGTCGCAGAGTACACTGCAATCAATGGCAAATGCTACAGGGGGGTTCTATCAGCAGGCATTGACGGCAACCGCACTGAACGATGCATATAAAAAGATCGCTGGCGATCTCCAGGAACAGGCCGGCGTTAACACTACGATGCAGGTTGCCTTTGACAATGTCAATGTGTCCGGCGTCACCCTCCCGGGAGCAGATGTCTACCAGTATGTGTACGATCCGACTGCATCCTCCAAAATCACCTGGCAGGACGGGAATACGAATGTCACGGACCAGACTGCCGACTGGAACGACGATCACAACCTGAATTTCAACATCGGCACAATCACCCTTAACCAGGTCTGGCAGGCAGACATGAGATTCAGAATTTTAAAGCCGGGGAATATCGAAGTGTTTTCAGGTTCATCGGTCATCTTCAACAATGGTACCGACAGAATGGACCTGCCGACAAAATACGTGAACGTGATCCCCAATCTCACCAACCCCGGATGGTCGATGCAGGCAATCAGACTGACCGATCTTGCAGCAAACACGGGTGGCGGCAAAATTGTAGATACCCTCCCGGTAACATGGAATCTCACCTACCCGGGGAATATCACTAAAAGCGCAACCGAACAGGTGTTCTGGTCAAACGACAATAAGCAGAGCTGGCACCAGTTCGATACGGAATTCAGTGGTCCCTGCGTCAACTCAATACAGGGTTCGACCCTGGACGTAAGAAACCTCCCGTCAGGAACCTATTGGATCCGCGTGAAAGCGAGCGCCGACGATGCAGTAGGTGATGAAGCGATAACTGCAACGGGAATCGATATAGGAATGGAAGGAAAATCCTATATCAAACTCGAATAATCTTCCCTAATAACCACCAATTTTGTCAAAACAGTATGCGAGAAGCAGGAGTCGAACCTGCGAACCCCTTCGGGAACGGATCTTGAGTCCGCCTCTGTTGGCCACTTAGATATTCTCGCGTGTGTGCGGGATAATGTTGGCGACCGGAATACATAAGGAAATTGATTGGCAAAAGGGGATGTCTGCCCCGCAAGGATAATCTTTGTTCCGTGCCCAGTACACCAGACAACCAATGTCGATCCCTCCCGTGCTTTCCCGCTTTTGTGAATCGGTCCGGCAGAGCAGGTACCGCGACGCTCTTGTCACCATCCCGGTTATCGCTGCATTCCTCGTCCTGATGATCCTCTCGCTTGTCATGGGGGATCAGGGAATCGTCGGGGAGTTCGTTTCAGCCGGGGGAATGGTTGCCCCGTTCGTGATCCTTGCCCTCCTTGCATACCTCGGGGAGACTACCCGGTGGGTCCGGTACATCGCCATCCTCTGGCTCCTTGGCCTGCTTGCCTGTACCGTCATTGTTACGTTCCTGTTTACCCTCGGGCCGGCCGGGGCGTTTTCTCCTGATCCCGAGGTAATGAATGCATGGATCGCATCGCTATCAGCGGGAAAAGTTGCTGTTGCCCTGCTTGTGCCGCTGTGTGCCGGGCTGGTCTGCCTTTTCGGGTTCTGGCGCCGGTTCAGGGTACTGCTCGCCCGTGTCCTCCCCATCGATCCTGACTCTTTTGTCCAGACGATCGGTCTTGTTACGGTCACGGCCCTCATCCTTTTACCCATTGTCCCGCTTGCAGTTACCGGCAACGCCCCGTTCCTTGACGCAAACCTCCAGAACGTGCTCGGGATCGGGACGGAAGTGCCCGGATCCTCCGTCAACACGGACACCTTCACCCTCATCTGGACCATTATCGGCTCGTTTTTCCTGGTCGGGCTCTGGGTTCGCCGGGATATTCGGGGAACGCTCGACCGGCTCGGCCTTGTCCGGCCCACGCTCCGCCAGGTACTCCTGGCAATCACCCTGGGTATCCTGCTGGTCGGCATCTTCACGGTGCTCGATAATCTGCTTGCCGGACTCTTTGCGGCCACGGGGATTACGATAACGGACGAGACCCTGGTCAACAACCTCTTTGCCTCGTCATTCACCCCGCTTGCCGCAGTTGTCGCCGCGGTTGCTGCCGGCCTTGGCGAGGAACTTGCGATCCGCGGGGTCATCCAGCCGCGTTTCGGGATCCTGCTCTCGGCACTTGTCTTTGCCTCGCTCCATGCGTACCAGTATGCATGGGACGGCGTGATCGGCGTGCTCCTTGCCGGCCTCTGTTTTGGCGTGTTACGGAAATATACGAATACCTCGACGAGCGCCATCTGCCACGGTACCTACGATCTTGTGCTGTTTGCCCTCCTTATGGTAGGGTTTACTTCGATCTGATCCAAAAACGGGGGGAGCAGTACGCCGCCCCGTACTGCATCTCCGGCCCGGCTCCTTTTCCCGCGTGAACCGGGAAAAACCGGAATTTTTTTGGAACAAAAAAAAGTTGCGGACCCGGGCGATCCGGTTTTTTTCCTGAAAAACCGGAACCACCAAAAAAATTCACGCCGGAGCCGGAAACAGCGAGTCAGATGTACATCCGATTATCGGATACGTATCCGATAATCGGCTTGCTAACTTACTCCCTTTTTTGGCCGGAAAAATATTTTGCCGGCATTTTCCCGGCACGGAACGGTATCTGCGACCATAACCCGGGCAAACCTTCCGGGCGAATATTCAGAACCAGGCCGGGGACGGAACAAGTGAAGAGGGCCCGGTACCGGGATGCTTATCGCAACACCGGGTCACATGAAATCGGCAAGGCCCAGCTGTTCCTGCTTCTCCTCGCCAAACGTGGACTCGATATTCAGGTCGAGCACCTCGACCCGCTGCCGGCAGTATTCCGACACCTTGTATTTTTTCACCATCGCCCGGGACACTTCGAGGTACTTCTTGACCGAGCCCTCGTGCACGGTCGGGATGATGTTGCCGTTGCAGATACCTTTTCCCTTAAACTTCGTGCACTTGCCGGCAAGCGGCATCCGGCGGTAGCTCGTGTTGCACTTGGTGCACCGGAACTTCTGCTTGGAGAACGCGGAGAGGTTGCCCATCAGGTCGCGGATGAAGTGGGTGTTTAAGACCCGTTCTGCCACATCATCCGCATCGACCGCCCGGATCTTCTCTGCGAGATCCAGTTCGGCATCGAGTTTCTCGGCCATGGTCTTGAGCTGCGTGTAGGTGGACTCCAGCGGGCCTGACGATATGTCGGAGGTGTCGTGGGTGAAGAAGAACCCTTCCAGCTGCTGCGGGGTCCCGAGCCTGCGTTCCACCCGGTCGATGAGGGGCTCGACATCCTTTGCTTTCGCGTACGCGAGGCCGGCCTCGTAGAGTTCGCGCGGGTATCCCTTCCCGACATCCACGTTTAAGGACTCCTTGTCGATCTCCGCCGGGTCGATCCGGCTGGTGAGCACGAGCGGGGCGTCCATGGTCCCGCCCCGGTTCTGGGGCAAAAACGATTTGGAGAAGTTTAAGAGGCCGTCCATGAGGAGCATGACGCAGTCCTCATCGCCATCGCACTGGCCGGTGAAGATGCCGTTTGCAACGAGCGTGTGGTCTTCAGCCACCGTCAGGCAGTACACCCGGTCTTCGAGCGTGGCAACCGTCTCGACGCTGGTGATCCGGTCGGTAATAACGGCGTTTCCTTCAAAGACCGGCACGGGATCGCCGGCCTTGACCTCCATTGCCCGGATCTTCCTGAGGTACCCGACATCCCAGACAATCATCGCGTGGTCCGGGGTGACCGTGAGCTGCCGGCTGCGGGCGGTGGTAAACCGGAGGAGGTTTGGAGGCGCCCGGTGGATGGAGACCGAGGTAATTTTACGGATGTGCAGGGTCCCGGCGGTATCCACGGTCCGGGTGTAATAGGGCCGGACCGGGTCGGAGTAATAGGTACCCAGCCGGTCGATGCCGGGCTGGCTGATGTCGAAGTTCTCCATCACGAATTTGCGGATGGGGATCTTCGTCCAGTTCTTCCCGTCCATCACCTCGATCTCGGTATCGCCGAAGAAACAGTTCCGCCTCTTAGCCGCATGGAAGAACGGGTGGGCGTAACCAACGTTTGCCCGGGTAAACCCGACAACCCGGGCAAGCACGCCGGCGCTCGTATGCGGTGCAAGGCCGATCATGAGCTGCCCGACAAGATCGTCCCGGGTCTTTACGTTATAAAATGCCGGAAGTCCGTAGAACTTCGTGAGCTCATCGTCGATGAACTGCGCGATCTTGATCATATACAAGGCACAGGAGTCGGAGAGCAGGATGTCCTGCGGGTGCAGTTCTACGACCTGTTTCCCGTTCTGGAGATCGTAGCCGTTGATATCTTTGAGGTACCCGAGCTCTCGCATCTTTTCCACGCTCACGCATATCTCGTCCGGCCGGATATGGGTGAGCGGGAGATCGATCATATCGAAGCGCGTGGTGCCGTCCTTGAAGACGTAGATGTCCTGGAGGGCACGGAGAATGCCTTTTTCCATCGCCTCGACCGTTCTCTCCTGGGAGATCACGCCCTTTACGCCTTTCACGAGCGCGATACTGTCTTTTTTTATCCCGAGGCGCCCCATTGCCTGCGCGTATTCCTCCTTTACGTTTAAGGCGATCCGCTGGCTGCACTTAGTGGGGACATCACAGTTCGGGCAGCGCGGTGTCATCATCTCATGCCCGCACTTCGGGCAGGTGTAGACCGGGGTCGTGTGCGTTTTGCACTTCTGGCACCGGTTCAGGTACGTGATCTCACCGCAATCGGGACAGCGCCGGCGGCCGACTTCAATCTCGATCATACCGCCCTCTTTCTGGAAATCGATCTCGGTCGCGCTGGCATCGGATTCCTCGGCATGGCTCGATGCTTCCTGGAACGAGCGCCGTGCTCCCCCGGACTCCCCAAGCGGGAAGAGGGCGTGGGGCGGCGGGCTCATCTTCCGGGGCTTGGACTTGCCGGGCCGTCCCATCCTCCCGCCGATCCGGATCCCGGACCGGGACCGGAGTTTCAAGCCACTCAGGTGCATGACAAGGTCGAGCTGTGCTGCATCGGCCGGCACCGTGTTCCAGGTATCGCGTTTTTTCAGGTGCTCGTCGAGGCCGAGGCAGGCTGTAAAGGCGCGGTATGCCCGGATCCGGATCGTTCCGCCGCTCACCTTGTGCGGGATGAGCAGGATCTCAAGCGGGTCTTTGACCTCCGCGGTGAGCGGGATGACAAGGGCATCCTCCTCGATCTTTCCCTCCCGTGCAACCGTATCTGCGAGGAGCCGGATCTGGTCGCAGGTGATATCGTCCCAGAACCACGTCCATGAGGGGTGGAGGTACCTGCCGGTGGTGTGTGCGAGCGCCAGGGCCTCGGTCTCGTCCTTTGGCAGTTTTGTTCCCGGTTCCTGATCGAGCAGCCACCACTCCTCGCAGTAGCCGGCCGGGACGAGCGGGTGGTTGTTTTCCAGGAAATCCCCGTACGCGATCAGGATCTCGCCGACGTCAAGGATCCGTTCCACCTTTCCCATGAGGGTAAGCGCGGTCTTTTCATCGTCCACCCGGACCACGTCGCCCCCCTTGAGCCGGATCGTGGGCCCGTCGATCGTATCGACCGGTACAACCCCGCAGGCCTTGCCGGGCCGTTCGAGTTTCATCTGGGTGCCGACCGCAAGGAACCCGCCCAGCAGGTACAGGGTTGCCGGGTTAAACCCGGCGGTGGCAAACCCGGTGTTCCGCGACCGCCCGTACCGGAGCCGGAAACCCCCTTTCCGCATCGGGTAGGAAAAGACCGGCCGGCCGCCGATGAGATCGCGGAGGTACTTGTCGAGCGGCTTGATACCCGGGGCATGGGACTCGGTCTCGGCTGCCGGTTTTCCCGCGCCGGCGATCAGCTTGTCCAGCCAGTCCCAGCCCTGCATGTTCATCTTCTCGACCTTGCTCTTGAGCTTGCGGGCCTTTCCCGCTATGCCCTCGGCAAGGACGAGCGCCATCCCGCCCCGGACGGCGTTTGTCTCGACCCGGGAGAGGTTCCGGTGCCCCGAGACCTCTTCCTTTTCCGTTGCTTCTCCGTCGATACAGACCGGGCAGTTCTCCACGATCAGCCGGATCTCGGCCTCGCTCGGGAGGTACTGGAGGCTCATGATCGTGTTGTACTGCCGGATCTCCTCGATGTACCGCTCGATCTCTTCCTGCCGGGGACGGTACCTCCCGATCCCGAGCTTTGCCCGCACATAGTCCCCGACGAGCACGGAGAGTGCCTGCGCCGTCCCGCCGGCGCTCCGGATCGGACCGGCATAATAGATCATGAGATAGGTGCTGCCGTCGTCGTTTTTCCCGAGACCCACTTTTGCTATCCCTTCGGTCGGGGCCGAGACTACCCCTTCCGTGAGCAGGGCCATCGCGGTCCGGATGGAATGGTCGAGGATCTCGTCGTTGTTCTTCTCCCCGAACATCTTTGCGACAAAGTCGTCGCCGATCTTGAGAGCCGCCTCTTCACGGGACATCTGCGATTCAAGCTCGCGGATCCGGGCCGCCACCCCTTTGATCCCCACGAGCACTTCGACCCGGTCGGCAAGGTCGCTTGCAATCGGGATCTCGACTGCCATGCTGGGGTCGAGCCCCTGGCGCCGCGCCTCCTCTGCGATGGCGATTGCGCGGGACAGCCCTGCCATGAGGGTATTCCCGTACGCTTCCATCACCGGGGAGAGCTTGAGCATACTGCTAGATTTGGCGGGACGAAAATTAATACTGTGGGATCAGGGGGTATCCCGTCTGAAAAAGGGGAGTAATGATCGGGGGATTATTCTTTTTTGTCGTCATGGAGTTTTTCGATCATGGGGGTCAGGCCGGACTCTCCCATCTGCCAGAGCGTGAGGGTTGCACACGACCGGAGGATCTCGTCTTCGTCGGAGATGTGCCGGGTGAGCGGGACTATCGCGGGTTTTCCTATCCGGCAGAGCGCTTTTGAGAAAAAGCCCCGCAGTTCCTTGTCGTCGCTTCCCATTGCCTCGATGAGAGGCTCGACTGCCGCCTCCCCGAGTTCCCCGAGAGCCGCTGCCGCGTAGCGCCGGAACTCGAAGTCGCGGTTCTCCTTCATGGCCGCAATGAGCGGCGCAATAATGGGTGTGCCCACCTTGGCGAGAGCCACTGACCGGTACCAGCGGGGTTCGTCTCCCGTTGCCCCGGCAAGCGATTGGATCAGGGGCAGTACGGCGTCGGGGCCGGTCCGTGCGAGCGCGAGGACCGCCTCGTGCCGGTTGTCGATCGCGGGGTCGTCGAGCTGGCCGATGAGCGCGGCAATGCTCTCCTTGTCGGGGGCAGGGGTATCGGACGTCATGGCTTAGTAATCCTGTCCTGATGTTTGCATGTATCCGTTCATCTTCTTTGTCATCCCGCAGGTGGTCCGATCCTCTGCGCCTATACCAGCCCGAGCCACCCCGGGACAAAGAGGATGCAGAAGAACCCGGCCATTAACGCCAGACCGAGCGGGAGACCGACTTTCGCCCACTCCTTGCTCGTGATTCCCATCTTCCCGGCCGCGATGATGTTGGGGATGTTCCCCTGGATGAGCATACCCCCGGAGATGAGGAGTCCCATCAGTGCGCAGGTGATCTGGGAGAGCGAGAGCGAGGGGTTGATCTCGGCGGCGGCAAGGGTCGCGTTGTCGAGCACTGCCGAGACCATGTTGACCCAGTAGAGCCCTGCGGAAGGGATCATGTCGATGTAGCCGGCAACGAGGGGCTTGAACCCGCTCCCGAGAAACGTCAGCGCCATGATAAAGAGGTAAACTTTGCCGGCCCGGATGACGACCTCGCTTAGGTTTTCGCGCTCGACCGTGCATTTCAGGTTCGTCTCGTCAGTCTTACGCTTCTTGAGCGCAATAAGGCCGAGAATTCCCAAAAGTATCACGGCAGGGACAAGGTAGATCCCGATCGTATCGATCAAAAACGAAAACCCGGCATGGTACGGGTCGCCCGACAGCTTGGAGATCACGATGGTAGTGAGAGGTTCCCCAAGGGGCGTGAGCCCGGCGCCAAGGCCGATCGCAAAACAGGCGATTACCGTGATCTCGATCTTGCCTTCCCTTGGGAGGGGAAGGGAGTTGATAATCTCGATAAGGATGATCGCGGCAAGGATGGCAGAGATGATACTTGCGACAAGGCCCAGGACAATGATAAGCAGGGGGACGATCACCTTGAGGGAGAACGACCCGACCATTTTGTTGATCGCCCGCTCCATCTGGTGGTGGAAGCAGTAGATCAGGATGCCCACGACAAGGACGATCTGGACAATCCCGATAGGGATGCCGCCGATCGAGGCAATGTTGAGCGGGCTCGTCAGCGCCTCGATGACGATAGCGGCAGTCCAGCCGGTGGTCTCCCCGTCTATCGTGGCAAATCCGGCAAGGGTCAGTGCCGCGACACCGCAGACAAACAAGAAGATCTCGAGGTTCTCTTCGATCTTTTTATTTACGAACGGAAGGACAAGGACGAGACAGAAGATAACAAACAGGCCCAGCGTTACGAAAAGTTCCACGCGATCACTCCGTAATTATCAGTTTATTAAAAAACAGGAAACCCCTGTATGGTGTACATGTCGGCAGCATGGAGGATAAGCCCTTTCTTGAGGGGGTCATTTCCGGGATAAAAATTTTAGAATTCCGTTGCAACTGCAATGCAGTCGGCAAGCGTCCCGATCCGGGCCTTTCCCCCGCACATGTTGGGGACATAGGCAAGGGCTTTGCCGGAGTTTACCATGACCGAAGCGTACTGCTCCATGACCGGGGAGACAACCATGCAGGTGTCGGCAAAGACCCGGGCGCCGGTCTTTTCGATGGAATCGACCAGCCGTGAGTTCTTGTCGATGACGCCCTGCGATGCAAAGATATAGAGGGGTTTTGCCACGACTTTCCCGGCAAGGAGCTTTGCAATCTCGGCAAGTTCGGCCGGCGAGCAGTGCGGGCAGCCGAGGGCAACGGCATCGACCGGGATATCGGTAAAGACCGCTTCGATCTCCGCTCCTTCGACCGGAATTGTCTCGATCCCGGATACATCGTACCGGTGTTTCTGTGCATCGGGGGTAACGCCGTCCACATGGTAGAGCGCCACGGCCCCGGTCGCTGCCATCGCGGCCCCGAGTGCCTTGAGCTGGTCGGGTTCGGGCCGGATGCCCCGGAAGTACGGGATCCGGTTGCCGACCAGCTTTCCCGCATGGTACCCGAGCGCCCCGTACTCGGCAACACCCCAGTCTTTCGTATCTGCACGGACATCAAGCACGATCTGCGGCACCCGGTTCTTGTCGAGGTGCAGGCCGTAACAGGCGGTCTTTCCCACCAGCGCCGCGGCAAGCGCGGACGGGCCCCCCTCGCGGTTGGTCCGGGCGCCGATCACCGAGTTCGCGTAGCTGACCGCCGACGATTCAGACCAGGCGAGATGATCGCCATACCGGGTCTCGTACAGGTAGTACGGCGTGCAGGTGCATTCGAGCGTTATCCCGAGCCGTTCGTACGCAGTAACAACCTTCTCCTGGTTTTGTGCAAAGGCCGGGTCGATCCCCATCTCTTCCCACCGGCCCCGGGCCATGCCGATCGGGTTCAGGATCGCCGGGACAACCGCCTTTGCATCGAGGCTGTCGAGCCATTCAAGGCCGTACCTGCCGATCGTCTTATAGGACGCCCCGCTCACCTGTGCGCTTCTGATGGGAACGAGCCGTTCCGCCCCGAAGACCTTCCCGAGCGCCACTACGAGTTCGAGCATCTTCTGCCGGGTCTCGCCCTCTTCCCCGGCAAGGATCCGTTCGTCGTCCGCGTCAAGCATCATGGGAGGGTCACCACGTGGCGCGCCGGAACTCGTCTTCGTGGCCGAGCACCATGGTCGCATCGACCCCGATCTTCACGTTCGTGCCGTCCTCTTTCTGGCAGGGGTCGAGCGACGAACCGCGGACACCGGTAATCACCATGATATCCTTGTCCCCGCTCACCCGTGTCGCAATCGCGTACTCGACATCGTGCGGGTCGGACGGGTCGATGTCTTCGTCAACTACTACCACGTGCTTGAGCGAGGTATGGGCGGCAAAGGCCGCCATGATCGCGTTCTTGCCATCGCCCTGCGTGCTCTTTTTTATCTGGACAACCGCATGGAGATACCCGCAGCCGCCCTTGGTGAGGACAACGTTTCTCACTTCGGTGACCCCGGCAACCGCCTTGTAGATCTTGGGCTCGTACGGGCAGCCCATCAGGATCTTGTGCTCGTCCCCCCCGGGCAGGATGCTGTGGTAGATGAAGTCCGGCTTTGTGTACATGCCGGTAAATTCAATCACCGGCTGGCGCCGGACCGGGTCGTAGGTTCCCGTGATATCCACAAACGGGCCCTCGTCCGTCACATCAGGGCCGATGAACCCTTCGAGCACGATCTCGGCATCCGCCGGG contains the following coding sequences:
- a CDS encoding DUF7289 family protein, giving the protein MQAVRTTKRRNEHAVSEAIGFILIFGIIISGIGLVTLYGYPILIQQQTNADEQIMEKNLIVLQNDVKSLAYKTVPYKETSLKIGGGTMVVHNTTEGSGNAHFEITDTNNLIKNDDGSPYTFYPGDLRYESASAQTGMSLENGAVVKRMLAQEGSAMLAEPRWFVDDQTNTAVIYLIGFNSTDAMSRAGVGTVKMALDQTKTSSTSYEIPADDRIYVKYIPNSDADYSTAWDNYFENTLKMTGNPVAGYMVPTDPKKTARLVINRYDIIIKSV
- a CDS encoding vWA domain-containing protein, which encodes MNLALDNPALGSLVMTSPTTDASGIATGTFTAGTKSGAVNITATISKDGYSVTKTIPQYIDHDVPYTVRFDYDGEVTVDTETPFSMSFADYWGNPIDNKNPAATHTVSLHIGSVNNTAAFDKSGTFVQDITTNTDAKGNASVTVRTSIAGGENIIWMKPFGNIGDQYKTITSLTDAVPFSITQDVSPSPAMQPCDGAADHTFSFIYTLYDKHGNIAENQSLLLHTSWAGDKDTTFTSNDLGQVWLTYGPHQTAANISVTATSLTNSSVTATRFVEFYSTAPVNMQLTASPQTMGSLDAGSSLRANVSAEVTDIMGNPVKNESVTFTIGTPWYDGTYNVTAGPVWESTHSATVTGTTNDDGFATVKFMPGAFSRNKKDLNYNQQATGHVTVTAKWVNANGTEVIQNLQLNWKNYPYLSVDTSVNPLTVGVNDTVDLTIKLKGDGWALQPSPIDVNLVIDRSGSMGNNLAGKSGTPTRISIAKSAATTFINNMTEGQDRVGLFSFASDVSHDAALQTTFSPVKTAVSNLNSNGATATRDAIKKAIDDMVAHPNTDANAIRAIIVMTDGDWNYYGAPNGKGNGFSSWDYTLNNNVASWSGGVTDYNTYYYYTDLNGGYNHYAKVNVPNNDPNYGETTLYYYYTNANYYDNAELTNQNLSIYAKNHNIRLYFIFFASSPAAMSQSTLQSMANATGGFYQQALTATALNDAYKKIAGDLQEQAGVNTTMQVAFDNVNVSGVTLPGADVYQYVYDPTASSKITWQDGNTNVTDQTADWNDDHNLNFNIGTITLNQVWQADMRFRILKPGNIEVFSGSSVIFNNGTDRMDLPTKYVNVIPNLTNPGWSMQAIRLTDLAANTGGGKIVDTLPVTWNLTYPGNITKSATEQVFWSNDNKQSWHQFDTEFSGPCVNSIQGSTLDVRNLPSGTYWIRVKASADDAVGDEAITATGIDIGMEGKSYIKLE
- a CDS encoding CPBP family intramembrane glutamic endopeptidase, whose amino-acid sequence is MSIPPVLSRFCESVRQSRYRDALVTIPVIAAFLVLMILSLVMGDQGIVGEFVSAGGMVAPFVILALLAYLGETTRWVRYIAILWLLGLLACTVIVTFLFTLGPAGAFSPDPEVMNAWIASLSAGKVAVALLVPLCAGLVCLFGFWRRFRVLLARVLPIDPDSFVQTIGLVTVTALILLPIVPLAVTGNAPFLDANLQNVLGIGTEVPGSSVNTDTFTLIWTIIGSFFLVGLWVRRDIRGTLDRLGLVRPTLRQVLLAITLGILLVGIFTVLDNLLAGLFAATGITITDETLVNNLFASSFTPLAAVVAAVAAGLGEELAIRGVIQPRFGILLSALVFASLHAYQYAWDGVIGVLLAGLCFGVLRKYTNTSTSAICHGTYDLVLFALLMVGFTSI